In Pyrodictium occultum, the genomic window GCCATGTTCGGCTCACATAGCCGCGGCACACGCAGCCGTAAACACGACCTGATAAGGCTCGGCGCCCATATAGCCCGTATAGCTGTAGAGTTCAGCTCCGGAGGCAACCGGTATAGGCTCCAGAAGGTGGTACAGCGCACCGGCGCTACGCAAGCGCTCCTCTACCAGCTCGATGACGGCTCCCCAAAGCTAATCGCCCGCGGAGTGGAGAGCGTGAAGGCAGAGCTGCGGAGGATACTCGGCATAGACCCCTCGCTCGCAGACCTCCTCCTCGTGACCAGGCAGGGCGAGATAGACAGGATACTAGTGGATAAGGAGAAGCGCATAGATACAATAAACACTATACTCAGGCTAAAAGCCATCGAGAAGACCTATGACCGCCTAGCCTCCATACTACGGCTCCTCCGGACGAAGAAGACAATGCTCGAGGAGCAGTACCGGAGCGAGGAGGCCAGGCTGAGAGAGGCGGAGGAGAGCGCCAAAGAATACGACAAGGTGGCCAAGAAGCTGGAGGAGCTGCGGCCGCTCCTAGCAGCTACGGAGAAGGAGTATGAGGAGCTGAGGGAGAAGGTAGAGGAGCTGCGGGCCCGCACGCAGCGGCTGGAGGCCCTGAAAGCCAGGATGGCTGAGCTGGAACGCAGCCTCCAGAAGCTCCGCGAGGAGTACGATGAGGCTCGCTCCGAGTACACGCGGGCCAAGAACGCTAAGGAGGAGTTGGAGAGCCTCCGGTGGATTGAGAAGAGCATAGAGCTTATAGAGGAGGCGTCGAGGATCCTGGAGGAGCTTGATAAGAATAGGGAGGTACTGGAGGCACTACGCCACAATAGAGAGAAGATCGAGAAGGAGCTGGAGGGGCTGCCGGAGGCTAGGCAAGCCTGGGAGGAGTATGAGAGGCTCAGGAGACAGGTGGAGAAGCTGGAGGAGGATAACAAGCGCTACCACGAGGTTAGAACCCGGATTGAGCAGCTTGAGGCTAGGGCTAAGAGGCTGAGAAAAGAAGTTGATACCAAGATGAGGAGGCTTATGGACAGGCTTAGGTCAGACATACCCCTGGAGCTCCCCAAGGAGCCCGCTAAGATAGTGGAGAAGCTCGAGTCTATAATAGCAAGCCTCGACAAGGCCGTGGAGTCTACAAGGCTTAAGCTCGAGAGGCTGAAAGAGGAGGCTGGAGCTAAGAGCTCCGAGATACGCGACTTAGAGGAGAAGCTGATGAAGCTTACGGAGGCCCAGGGCCGCTGCCCGCTATGCGGCAGACCCCTCACCGAGGAGCATAGGATACAGCTGATATCGAGGCTTAGGCAGCAGAAGAGGAGGCTAGAGGCAGAGCTTAGGAGGATCGAGTCGCAGGCCGTGATGCTGCGCCGCGAGTACAGCGAGCTGGAGTACAAGAAGAAGCTGCTGGAGAGGCTTGCCAGGACGGTGCAGGGGGAGGCAAAGAGCATTGAGACCATGATAAAGGAGGCCGAGGAGGCGGAGAAGCAGATAGAAGAGCTGCAGAGAAAGTACCTGGAGTTATTCGCGAAGCGCCAGGAGTACGAGGAGGCCCGCCACCGGCTCCGGGAGCTGGAGCCGCTGGTAAGTAGGTACCAGAGGCTTCAGGCGCTAGCCGAGCAGTACGAGGAGCTGAAACGGCAGGAGGAGGAGATAGTGTCAAGGCTTGCCGAGCATGAGAGGAGGCTGGCGGAGATTCTAGACGAGCTGAATATGAGTATGGACGAATTGAGGGAGGCGGCAGAGAGGGTTAGCCACTACCGCGAGTACCTCGCCGGGCTAAAGAGTGAGGCTGAGAGGCTCCCCAAGGCGGAGGCCAGGCTGAAGAGGCTTGAAGCAGAGATCTCAAGGCTCGAGGCCGAGCTGGAGAAGACCAGAAAGGAGGTAGAGGAGGCTTCTAGTGTTGAGGCCGAGCTTCAAGAGGCTGAGACAAGGCTGCGCGAGCTTGAGGAGAGGCTTAAGGACCTGAGGAGCCAGGTGGCTAGGCTGGAAGGTGCAAAAGAAAAGCTCGAGGCTATAGTGTCGAAGATCGAGGTGCTACGCGGCAGGGTTGAAAGGCTGCAGGAGGAGCTGCAGCGCTACGGCAACGCCATAGCTGCTCTAGAGAAGATAAGACGCGCACTGAGCCCTAACGGCGTGCCACGCGCTATAAGGCACGCCTTGAAGAATATACTAGAGTACCATCTACGCGACACGCTCATGAGGTTCAACATAGACTTCCTCGATGTAAGGCTCGAGGACGACTACAGCGTAGTCCTTGTAACACGCGAGGGCGAGAAGACGGTGTCTATGCTAAGCGGTGGCGAGAGGATAGCGCTGGCTATAGCTTACAGGATTGCGCTCGCCCGCGTGGTGGGCGAGAAAATAGAGTCGATGATAATGGATGAGCCTACTATCCACCTCGACGAGGAGAAGAGGCGCGAGCTCGTAGACATTATAAGGTATGGGCTGGAGGCAAGCGGGCTTGCACAGCTCATAGTGGTTACCCACGACAGGGAGGTTGAGGAGGCGGCTGACAAGGTGGTGGAGGTCGTTAAGATCGACGGGGCGAGCACTGTGAGGATACGGGCGCCCGGGGAGAGCACCGCCCTGGAGGCCGGCCTGGCAGCTAGCCCTGCTGGATGAAGAAGTCCAGTGGCTCCCAGCACTGCCTGCAGGCCAGGGCTATCTCGCTATACTCCCCGCTGAGGACGGCCGGCCCCCGGCCCATCCGGAGCCCCTCTATCTTCTCGACCCCGTCTACCAGGCTCCGGAGCCATACCCTAATCCCCTCTATGCCCTCAAGCCGCAAGCCGCCTCCACTCCTGCGGGCCCAGACGGGAGTGTCTAGCCCCATGTCGTACAGCTTCCTGGCAAGCTCTGCCGGGTCGAGGAGGGAGTTGACAGCCGTGCCAGCGTAGAGCCGTGCAGCCACCGCCTCGAAGACTGGCCTCCGGGCGCGGGTGCTACGGAGCAGCTGGAGGTAGGGGGACACCCTGACTCCTCCTAGCTTGTTCACGCACTCGCCCCATACCTGGAGTCCATAGCCGCGGGCAGCCTCGCAGAGCTTTATCCCGTCTACCTGCTCGTCGCCGGATAGGACCGGGTAGAGGGTTTCCAGGGGGCCCAGCCTAGTTGATAGGCCGTGCAGCTCGTCGAGCGCCTCGTCCACCACGACCAGCTGGAGGGGTGAACGGCCCTCGAGGAGGGTGCGCTGGGTGAGCGTAACCACTGCAGACCTGCGGAAGGGGAGCCCGTAGAGCTCCAGACCCGGCCTGGAGTCAACCACGACGAATGCATCCACGACGCTGAAGGGAGGGTAGGGCTGGGGCAGTGCCGGCCTTGACGGGATGGTTTCTGGGAGGCTGCGGTACTCCAGCCGCAGGCTCATTCTCCCTCCCCTGTTCCTGGCCACAAAGCACCCGGTGTCCCCTAGCACCTCCACCTCAGCACTCTCAGCGGGCTCTACCCGCACCTCGCCGCAGACGTAGAGGATGCTGCACGTGGCCTCGTAGGAGGCTATAGGCGCAGGCCCTGTAGCGTCTACATATACGTTAACGCTGCACACCACCAGCAATCGCCCGGGCAGCACCCGGAGGAGGCCACAAGATTTAACTACACTACTAGCGGCTAGGCCAGGGGAGGCCTCCAAGAGCACGTTCTCCTTTCATAACTACAGATTAGATGTAACTCTTGAACAGCGTTCACACTTCATGGTGGAAATACTTAGTTACATGTTCGGGGATTCCGCCGGCTCGGTGAACGCTTGTGCAGTCCGCAGGAGAGCAGCTCAAGAAGGTACGCTGGGTGGAGCTCCACTTCGTGGACGTGGCCGGCCACCTCCGCAGCGTAGCAGTGCCCTCCAGGGAGGTTGACGATAAGGCGTTCAAGCAGGGGCTCAACCTGCTCGACGGGAGCAGTGTAGAGGGCTTCGCCGGCATACATGAGAGTGATTACCGTCTCCGCCCCGATCCGTCGACGTTCGCCGTGATCCCCTGGGCCAAGGACACCGGTAGGATGATATCCGACGTCTACTCCACCGAGGGCAGATTCCCCAAGGACCCCCGCTACATAGCTGACCGTGCTATGGAGTACCTCGCCTCCCAGGGTCTTGAAGCCTACTTCGGCCCAGAGGTAGAGTTCATGCTAGTGGACGGCCTCTTCCTCGACGTTGAGACGCCTACAAAGGGGCTGGGCTACCGTGTTGTATCCCGCGAGTACATGGACTATGAGGAGGAGCTAGGTTTCCAGAGGACTAAGAAGGCCTACCACACCCCGTCCCCCATAGACAAGGTGGCTGCTGTAAGGTATGAGATAGCCAGCGTGCTGGAGGACTACTTTGGCTTTAGGGTCGAGTCCCACCACCACGAGGTTGCTGCACTAGGCCAGGTGGAGATAGACTTTAGGTTCGGCGATCTAAAGACAACCGCCGACCGCGTGGTCACCCTAAAGTACGTTGCCCGCAACGTGGCGGCAAAGCACGGCATGGCCGCTACTTTCATGCCCAAGCTGGTAGCCGGCGACAACGGTAACGGCATGCACGTCCACGTAAGCCTCTGGGATAGGAGTAGCGGTAGGAACCTCTTCTACGACCCCAGCGACGAGTACGCAGAGCTGAGCCAGACAGCCAGGTACTTCATAGGCGGGATACTGGAGCACGGGAGGGCGCTGGCGGCCATCGTTGCCCCCACAGTGAATAGTTACCGTAGGCTGGTACCCGGCTACGAGGCGCCGGTCTACCTGGTCTGGGGTAAGGCAAACCGCAGCGCTGCGATACGTATACCATTCTACGAGAAGGGTGTAGAGAAGGCTAAGAGGATAGAGTTCCGGAGCCCGGATCCAACCGCCAACCCGTATCTGGCGTTCGCGGCCATACTGGCCGCCGGCCTTGACGGGATTAAGAAGAAGATCGAGCCAGGCGACCCCGTGGACCGCAACGTCTACGAGATGGGTGAGGAGGAGAGGCGGAGGCTTGGTATAAAGCAGCTGCCGCGTAGCCTCGACGAGGCCCTGGACGAGCTGGAGAGCGATAACGAGTTCCTAAAGCCGATATTCACGAGGGATATCCTAGAGGCCTACATTGATGTGAAGCGCCGCGAGGCTATGGAGCTACGCCAGTACCCCAACCCGGTGGAGGTCTACATGTACTTCAACCTCTAGCGCGCCCTGCAACGCTCTTTTCTCCCCTGTGCCCTCTCTCCCCCCGCTCCCGGCCCGTGAGGAGGGCTCCGGGCTTTTCCGAGGAGCCGAGTGAGGAAAAGGGGATGCCGGCCCGAGGCCCGCTAGAAGCCCTTGAGTCCAGGGAGGCGAGGGAGGCGGCCAGGCGGATAGCGTGCCTCGGTCTCTCCTTCCACGTCCTCTCCTACTACGTCGAGGACACCGGCGTCGATGCGGGCGTGGAGCCCCTCTGCAGCGGGGAGCCGCGCATAGTCATCCATGCTGCCAGCTGCGTGGATGACACGCTCGAAGCGCTGAAGAGGTCTCTTCCAAGGATACTCGGCGCCCCCATCATGGGCTACACCTTGGAGTGTGTTGAGGGCTTCGGGGGAGAGTACCCGGGGTTCTCACAAGTAACAAGCATGATTGTAAGGCTCTTCAGCAACACGTTCTATAAGCCGCTCTCGGAGGCCTCTGTAACCGGCAGAGAGTACTTCGTCGTCATAGGCTGGAACGGCGAGATAGCCTATGGCCGTGGGGGCGAGTACGAGATACGCCTCCCCCTCATCCCTGCTGTGGCGTTCGCCCACACTCATCCGGGTCTCTCCTGCTACCCTTCTGCGCAGGACCTTAGCTCCGCCGCCGACTTCCTGGCAGCCGGAGGCCTGGCAGAGTTCCTGGTATCGCGTAGCTGCACGTCCTCGCTGAGGCTCCTGGCCCCGCTCAGCGAGGAAGACTATTGGACGCTGAGGCGCGTATCGGGCTGCGTTAAGGGGTCCAGGGAGAGCGAGGACTACCTGGAGTGCCTGGCTGCCCTCAACGGGCTGCGCACCGTGGCCTTTGAGGTGCTCTAGTACTCGGGAGGCGTGAGGGCTCCGCTAGGAAGGCCTAGGCCATCGGCTCGGGGGCGGGGCCTCCCCTATCTTCGGGTTCTTCACGGCCCCTAGAGCCCCTGGAGGGCTAGGAGGGTTTCCAGACGGGAAGCCTAAATCCTCCCTGGGTGTATACGTGGCTACCCCCCGGGGCCGTGCTGAGGTGGACCGGAGCTGATTCCTCGGAGCCCCAGACACGCGGAGAGGGGCTCCTCTAAGTGATGATGCTTCGGGCGCTACTGAGCCCTCCTGATTGTGTCGACCACGTATGGCAGCAGGAGCCAGCCATGCTCTAAGGTCTTGGAGCCGCGCTTCCCACAGACGATCTCGTTGAACTCGCCGGGGCCCCCGGGGAGTCTGCGCCAGGATAGCATCCAGGGTACCGGGTCGCCGCTGTGGCTCCGGAGGCTCCAGGGCGTCGCGTGGTCCGAAGTCACTAGCACCGCTACATCGTCTAGGTCTATCCTCTCTATCAAGGGCCTTACAAAGTACTCGTCTATAAGCTCTATAGCATTCTTCTTTCTCTCGAAGTCGCCGTCGTGGCCTGGCTCGTCGGGGCCTTTTAGATGGACGTAGAGGAATTGGCTGCCCTCCTCGAGAGCCTTTACCGCAGCCTCCAGGCGCTCCGGCAGGTCGCGGGCAAGGTCACCGGAGGGGGGAGACACCCTGTAAGCCCTCATCCCAGCGGCTCTAGCTATGCCTATCTCTACCGGCATCTCGGCTACGGAGGCCGCACTGGAGAAGCCGAACCTGCTGGTAATAGGGGGCATCTCGGGTATCCTGTCGCCGGCATCACGCAGGAGCATTGCATTAGCCTTTAGCAGGCCCCTTCTAGCCCTCTCGGCGTTGACAGGGTGGTTCTCGAGAATCTCTATAGACTTGTCGACGAACTCGTCTACCAGCCTGCAGGTGCGACGAGCTTCCTCCGTGTCCTCTAGAGGCTTGCACCTGGGGAGAATCATCTCTGGGCTGCTCACAGCCTCCGAGATGAGGCCCTTCCTCACGTAGGCGGGATCTATATTGGAGACGGCGGCGCTGAGACGGCTTTCCCTGCTCCCTATGACCACTACTGCGCGGTGCCCCACGGTGGCCCTGACCAGGGCGTAGCCGTTCTCGCCTAGCTCCATGCCGTCGAGGGCTGCTGCAAGACTTCTCGCCTCCTCGCTTCCAAGGCTCCTGCCGACCCTGCGGTCGATTATCCTCCTAGTGGCAGGATCTATTGTCGCGAAGTTCGCTCTAAAGGCAACCTCGTAGCCGGCCTTTATGCTGAGACCTATCCCCAGGGCCTCGAGCGGCCCCCTCCCAGTATAGTACTTCTCGGGCTCGTAGCCGAGCAGGGATAGAGTTGCGAGATCGCTTTCCGGCGCTATTCCAGGAGCTACGGGATAGTGGAAGCCGCAGACAGCATGCTCGGCCAGAGCATCTAGGCCCGGAGTCCTCGCCTCGGAGAGAGGAGTCACACCATCCACCGGCCTATCGGCCGCACCATCGAGTATGAGCAGTATGAGCCTCGGCGCCACGCCGCATTCACCATGCCGCCTCCTGTGCCCGGGCCCTAGCCCGGTTGGGATGCACCGCTGGGCTTCTGACCCGCGGTGGAGGGAAAAGACTTATCCACGGCTCCAAGTGCCTCGGTGCAACGCTTATTCTCTAGCAGCAGCTTACACGACACCCAGGAGCACCGATGAGGTATTCCGGCGGAGCTGAGGCCCTACCAGGGGCCTCTCCTAGACCCGCCCGCGTTGATGACCTCTTCGCTGTCCCGAGGCCCCTGCCCACTGCCCTCCTACCTGACTAGCGATACCAGGGTGAAGAACGCCACTGCGGCGAGGCCTATCAGAGCCAGCCTGGCGCCGCTTACCAATACATTCTCGCCGCTCACCTTCCCCAGGTACACGCCCAGCATGAATAGCTCAGCCACCATTATAGCTGCAGACGCGTAGACAAGCATAGGTATGGGGGCCTTTACACCCGCGAACGCTGCAACAATGAAGGGAGAAATACCTATTGTTGGGAGGGCTATTGCACCAATACCGCTCCAGAGCGCCACGTACAGCGGCACCATTTTCGCAGCCTTCTCGTACACGCTCCCACGCAGCGGGTGAGCCATTACCCTCTCGGTCTTGCGGAGCTCTCGAAGCCTCTCAGCACGCTCGGAGAGGTATGTGGCTACGAACCCGCTGAAGAACCCCATAGAGAATGAAGCTCCCACTACACTACCAACATAACTGATAGGGTTTGTAACGCCTCCAATAAAGCTTCCCAACACAACACCAAGTGCTGAGAGCAGTCCATCAAAGCTATTGGTGACAAACATCCTCCTGGCAATGCTCTTTGCATCCAGGATCCTAACATACCCTTTTATATCGCGATAAAGCCTGGCGATTCGACCGAGGAGCCTGCCCAACAAGGCCGCTGCACAGGCCCCCATCACCGGGATGAAGGCTGAGTAGGTAGATTCAACTCCTCCGTAGAGAGGGGCCCAGCAACCGAGAGGGCCCGCCTAGGCCGTATAGGCTTAAAAACGGGCCGCCGCCTTCAGCCCCTAGCCGCTCTCGCCTCCACTCTGCTAGCAGCCAGCCTCCTCTCCCTATACTCCTCGGTCTCGATTACCATACCCCCATTACTGCCGGGCCTGACTATTATAGTCATGTCCGGGAGGCGGTAGCCGCACCTGGGGCATCGGTAGTAGTATCTTATCCTCTTGGCGCCGTCGCTGCCGAACTCTATCTCAACGCGATACTCCATGCGCGTACGACACCTTGGACATGTCCTCTCGCGAGAGGGCTCCAAGGCCGGGATACCTCCGCATCGTGATCGCGTTTAGCTGCCAGCATCGAGCCTGTGCATAATAGTCTCCATCTAGTCCCGAGGATGGTGGGTTACCGGCCTCCCGGGGTAATAATTTAAGCTCGCGCACTGAGGGGTATCTAGATGTTGGGGATAGTGGCCGACGCCACAGTATAATACCTGCCAGGTACTATAGGGCACGTAGTGACGGGTGACCTCACTACGCCACTCATAGATCGTTACGGTAGGCCTCTCACAAACCTCCGTATCATGGTTACGGGCCGATGTAACTTTTCCTGCTTCTTCTGCCACATGGAGGGCTATAGGGAGCAGGAGCTGGAGGAGAAGGAGCTAAGGCTTGACGAGATAGAGCTCATAGCCGAGGCCGCCCGCAGGCTCGATATTAGGGCCTTCAAGCTCACCGGAGGCGAGCCAACACTCCGGAGGGACCTCGCTAGGATAGTATCAATACTGAAGAGCAGGGGCAAGGCATACGTCTCTATAACGACTAACGGGTCGCTTATACACCACCATATGCCCGGCCTAGCAGACGCTGGAGTAGATCATGTGAACGTGAGCCTCCACTCCCTCTCAGCTAGCAAGTTCAAAGCCATAACCGGCTCCAACATGCTTGAGAGAGTTCTCAGCAACCTCAAACTGCTCCACGACTATGGTATACCGGTTAAAATAAACTTCGTGATACTCCGAGGGCTAAACGAGAACGACATA contains:
- a CDS encoding alkaline phosphatase family protein, with translation MAPRLILLILDGAADRPVDGVTPLSEARTPGLDALAEHAVCGFHYPVAPGIAPESDLATLSLLGYEPEKYYTGRGPLEALGIGLSIKAGYEVAFRANFATIDPATRRIIDRRVGRSLGSEEARSLAAALDGMELGENGYALVRATVGHRAVVVIGSRESRLSAAVSNIDPAYVRKGLISEAVSSPEMILPRCKPLEDTEEARRTCRLVDEFVDKSIEILENHPVNAERARRGLLKANAMLLRDAGDRIPEMPPITSRFGFSSAASVAEMPVEIGIARAAGMRAYRVSPPSGDLARDLPERLEAAVKALEEGSQFLYVHLKGPDEPGHDGDFERKKNAIELIDEYFVRPLIERIDLDDVAVLVTSDHATPWSLRSHSGDPVPWMLSWRRLPGGPGEFNEIVCGKRGSKTLEHGWLLLPYVVDTIRRAQ
- the glnA gene encoding type I glutamate--ammonia ligase — protein: MQSAGEQLKKVRWVELHFVDVAGHLRSVAVPSREVDDKAFKQGLNLLDGSSVEGFAGIHESDYRLRPDPSTFAVIPWAKDTGRMISDVYSTEGRFPKDPRYIADRAMEYLASQGLEAYFGPEVEFMLVDGLFLDVETPTKGLGYRVVSREYMDYEEELGFQRTKKAYHTPSPIDKVAAVRYEIASVLEDYFGFRVESHHHEVAALGQVEIDFRFGDLKTTADRVVTLKYVARNVAAKHGMAATFMPKLVAGDNGNGMHVHVSLWDRSSGRNLFYDPSDEYAELSQTARYFIGGILEHGRALAAIVAPTVNSYRRLVPGYEAPVYLVWGKANRSAAIRIPFYEKGVEKAKRIEFRSPDPTANPYLAFAAILAAGLDGIKKKIEPGDPVDRNVYEMGEEERRRLGIKQLPRSLDEALDELESDNEFLKPIFTRDILEAYIDVKRREAMELRQYPNPVEVYMYFNL
- a CDS encoding AAA family ATPase, giving the protein MIVERVELENVLSHRRTRIDFGRGIIAIVGPNGAGKSSIIDAITYAMFGSHSRGTRSRKHDLIRLGAHIARIAVEFSSGGNRYRLQKVVQRTGATQALLYQLDDGSPKLIARGVESVKAELRRILGIDPSLADLLLVTRQGEIDRILVDKEKRIDTINTILRLKAIEKTYDRLASILRLLRTKKTMLEEQYRSEEARLREAEESAKEYDKVAKKLEELRPLLAATEKEYEELREKVEELRARTQRLEALKARMAELERSLQKLREEYDEARSEYTRAKNAKEELESLRWIEKSIELIEEASRILEELDKNREVLEALRHNREKIEKELEGLPEARQAWEEYERLRRQVEKLEEDNKRYHEVRTRIEQLEARAKRLRKEVDTKMRRLMDRLRSDIPLELPKEPAKIVEKLESIIASLDKAVESTRLKLERLKEEAGAKSSEIRDLEEKLMKLTEAQGRCPLCGRPLTEEHRIQLISRLRQQKRRLEAELRRIESQAVMLRREYSELEYKKKLLERLARTVQGEAKSIETMIKEAEEAEKQIEELQRKYLELFAKRQEYEEARHRLRELEPLVSRYQRLQALAEQYEELKRQEEEIVSRLAEHERRLAEILDELNMSMDELREAAERVSHYREYLAGLKSEAERLPKAEARLKRLEAEISRLEAELEKTRKEVEEASSVEAELQEAETRLRELEERLKDLRSQVARLEGAKEKLEAIVSKIEVLRGRVERLQEELQRYGNAIAALEKIRRALSPNGVPRAIRHALKNILEYHLRDTLMRFNIDFLDVRLEDDYSVVLVTREGEKTVSMLSGGERIALAIAYRIALARVVGEKIESMIMDEPTIHLDEEKRRELVDIIRYGLEASGLAQLIVVTHDREVEEAADKVVEVVKIDGASTVRIRAPGESTALEAGLAASPAG